A genomic region of Trifolium pratense cultivar HEN17-A07 linkage group LG3, ARS_RC_1.1, whole genome shotgun sequence contains the following coding sequences:
- the LOC123912869 gene encoding BTB/POZ domain-containing protein At1g55760 has protein sequence MSDSLYKVETTPRLAQWRIENLASCTYRKSDPFKIGNWNWYLSVEKHKVVFVKLFPEISNVTRDNPPIASFIMRVVSSAFGDRKAINHPEIKDKVIKSNEDFVWTLEVPLSGKFIIDVDFLDLKIASPDGGEPCSIWGGEGFTQERSNARALGSLGIMLRESIHTDITINTSDGSIGVHRAVLSSRSPVFRSMFSHDLKEKELSTINITDMTIETCQAFFNYLYGIIKNEEFLTHRLALLHAADKYDISDLREAIHESLLEDIDTKNVLERLQNASLYRLTKLKTSCIQYLVKFGKIFEIRDDFNTFLQNADRDLITEVFGEIIGVWKGY, from the exons ATGAGTGATTCTCTTTACAAAGTTGAAACAACACCTCGTCTTGCTCAATGGAGAATCGAAAATTTGGCTTCTTGCACTTATCGCAAATCAGATCCTTTCAAGATTGGAAACTGGAATTG GTATTTGTCGGTGGAGAAGCATAAGGTTGTGTTTGTTAAATTGTTTCCTGAAATATCCAATGTAACAAGAGACAATCCTCCAATTGCATCTTTTATCATGCGTGTGGTTAGTTCTGCTTTTGGAGATCGAAAAGCTATCAATCATCCAG AGATAAAGGACAAAGTGATCAAGAGCAATGAGGATTTTGTTTGGACACTTGAGGTTCCATTGTCTGGAAAATTCATTATTGATGTTGATTTCCTTGATTTGAAGATTGCATCCCCAGAT GGTGGAGAACCTTGCTCCATATGGGGTGGTGAAGGATTTACTCAAGAGAGATCAAATGCAAGAGCTTTAGGGTCTCTTGGTATAATGCTTAGAGAAAGCATTCACACTGATATCACCATCAATACCTCTGATGGAAGTATAGGAGTTCATAGAGCTGTTCTTTCGTCCCGGTCACCTGTCTTCCGGAGCATGTTTTCGCATGATCTTAAGGAGAAAGAGTTGTCAACCATAAACATCACAGACATGACCATTGAAACATGCCAAGCTTTTTTCAATTATCTTTACGGGATCATCAAAAACGAAGAATTTCTGACACATAGGCTGGCCCTTCTGCATGCAGCCGATAAGTACGATATATCTGACTTGAGAGAAGCCATCCATGAGAGTCTGCTAGAAGATATTGATACTAAAAATGTACTTGAGAGGCTCCAAAATGCATCACTATATCGGTTGACGAAACTGAAGACGAGTTGTATTCAGTACCTTGTTAAATTTggtaaaatatttgaaattcgGGATGATTTCAATACTTTCCTCCAAAATGCGGATAGGGATCTCATTACTGAAGTCTTCGGGGAAATTATTGGTGTCTGGAAAGGATATTGA
- the LOC123912870 gene encoding uncharacterized protein LOC123912870 has protein sequence MKRPRKSKKRVSTKEQWIMEKFQGQKDWWENEDQREQKWVAHYCSDHQILLVGDGDFSFSLSLAKGFGSASNIVASSFDTYDEVTKKYKNAKSNLVELQKLGACLLHGVDATAMKFYPDLKMRRFDRIIFNFPHAGFHRKEDNLLMIKMHMDLVFGFFKNASHMLRANGEIHVNHKTTPPFDKWNLEKLAEQSFMTMIECVDFKKEDYPGYNNKRGDSYRCDDPFPLGKCSTFKFINNPKSLKNHLRRNHMEVSRQPMTNLPFQETHYIERFPAPADLNYHPQTILPFREIPKIEQVPTPVELNYHPRARPPFQNIQNTEQFPAPVGLNYQPRTRLREIQNMEQFPAPVDHNYQPRTRLQEIQNMEQFPAPVDRNYHPRTRLPLRVIENMEQFPDQVDLNYRLQTSVFPKTNQLDYYPQTSRFLKMNEPFRSEFDLRNRYNSISRDYINHETEIHGRVASSADCYHYVRNMTFEDWYNQWSHCNPCNREQHQLIADIL, from the exons ATGAAAAGACCACGAAAATCAAAGAAAAGGGTTTCCACGAAGGAACAATGGATTATGGAAAAATTTCAAGGACAAAAAGATTGGTGGGAAAATGAAGATCAAAGAGAACAAAAATGGGTCGCTCATTATTGTAGTGATCATCAAATATTGTTGGTGGGTGATGGTGATTTCTCATTTTCCCTTTCCCTTGCAAAAGGGTTTGGTTCTGCTTCAAACATTGTTGCCTCATCGTTTGACACCTACG ACGAGGTTACCAAGAAGTACAAGAATGCAAAGTCAAATTTAGTAGAACTGCAGAAGCTGGGAGCATGCCTGTTACATGGAGTGGATGCAACAGCTATGAAATTTTATCCAGATTTAAAAATGCGGAGGTTTGACCGCATTATATTCAACTTTCCTCATGCAGGTTTCCATAGGAAGGAAGATAACTTATTAATGATCAA gatGCATATGGATCTTGTGTTTGGTTTCTTCAAGAATGCAAGTCACATGCTTCGAGCCAATGGTGAGATTCATGTCAATCACAAAACTACACCTCCGTTTGATAAATGGAACTTAGAGAAGCTCGCAGAGCAAAGCTTTATGACAATGATTGAGTGTGTTGATTTCAAGAAGGAAGATTATCCAGGTTATAACAACAAACGAGGAGATAGCTATCGATGCGATGACCCCTTTCCTCTCGGAAAGTGCAGCACGTTCAAGTTTATAAACAATCCTAAAAGTTTGAAAAACCACTTGAGGAGAAACCATATGGAGGTTTCTAGACAACCGATGACAAATCTTCCATTTCAAGAGACTCATTACATTGAGAGGTTTCCAGCTCCTGCTGATCTCAATTATCATCCTCAAACAATTCTTCCATTTCGAGAGATTCCAAAGATCGAACAGGTTCCAACACCAGTTGAACTCAATTATCATCCTCGTGCAAGGCCGCCATTTCAAAATATTCAGAACACGGAGCAATTTCCAGCTCCAGTTGGTCTCAATTATCAGCCTCGAACAAGACTTCGAGAGATTCAGAACATGGAGCAGTTTCCAGCTCCAGTTGATCACAATTATCAGCCTCGAACAAGACTTCAAGAGATTCAGAACATGGAGCAGTTTCCAGCTCCAGTTGATCGCAATTATCATCCTCGGACAAGACTTCCACTTCGAGTGATTGAGAACATGGAGCAATTTCCAGATCAAGTTGATCTCAATTATCGTCTGCAGACAAGTGTCTTTCCAAAAACAAATCAACTCGATTACTATCCTCAGACAAGTCGCTTTCTAAAAATGAATGAACCATTTAGATCAGAGTTTGACTTGAGAAATAGATACAATTCAATCTCAAGGGACTACATCAACCATGAAACAGAAATACACGGAAGAGTTGCTTCTTCTGCCGACTGTTACCATTATGTGCGTAATATGACATTTGAAGATTGGTACAACCAATGGAGTCATTGCAATCCTTGCAACCGTGAGCAACACCAACTAATTGCAGATATTCTCTGA